In a genomic window of Pontibacter liquoris:
- a CDS encoding M14 family metallopeptidase, which yields MTNTLKRTFAFVALLLSVQVALAQQTLQTPEQFLGYKLGQQFTPHARLLDYVYYVARQAPNRIKVQEYGHTYEGRPLVLAYIASDENLPRLEQIRENSLRMAGMAKGQVEGNQPAIAWLSYNVHGNEAVSSEAVMQVLYDLVNPANEQSRQWLQNEVVLLDPCINPDGRERYVQWYKQASNRGGNASPYAWEHWEPWPGGRPNHYYFDLNRDWAWQTQIETKQRIAVYNQWLPQVHADFHEMGPEAPYYFSPAAKPYHESITPWQRQFQNTIGEYNRQYFDKNNWLYFTREEYDLFYPSYGDTWPTYNGAIGMTYEQGGSGRAGLAYIKADGDTLTLTDRIAHHVAASKATLQAASEKADQLKQEFRKYYDNNLNHPGGTYKTFVLKATDQNAEKIQQLANYLDRQQIAYGYGSKSKSAKGFNYTTGKNESFKVGDNDLVVSMYQPKSTLVKVLFEPESKLEDSLTYDITTWAIPYAYGLQAYALKNRLEPASAKSAVAAAPAISVARPYAYLARWNSLEDLRFLADLMKHDIKVRVSEKPFEMGKTQYAPGTLIITRSGNERLGDKLDATVRQLAATYNVSLQATETGFATSGGDFGSGSVHAIKMPKVAIMTGEGVSAYGFGEVWHYFEQQINYPVTAINTAYFSRVPLQEFDVLILPDGSYGEVLNEKTLGAVTDWIKAGGKLIAMEDAAGFLAGKKGFNLKLKGEDEEEAGKDKAKAEKGKSPYAALQVYGQRERQELSDMVQGSIYRVDLDKTHPLAFGYDDTYYALVRSANAFEFLEDGWNVGVLKKKNYTTGFVGTQAKQKLQDAMILGTQEMGRGQVVYLADNPLFRAFWQGGKLLFGNAVFMVGR from the coding sequence ATGACAAACACGTTGAAGCGAACCTTCGCTTTTGTGGCCCTGCTGCTAAGTGTGCAGGTGGCGCTAGCCCAGCAAACCCTGCAGACGCCAGAGCAATTTCTGGGCTATAAGCTGGGGCAGCAGTTTACCCCGCACGCCCGCCTGCTGGATTATGTATACTATGTAGCCCGACAGGCGCCGAACCGCATTAAAGTGCAGGAATATGGCCATACCTACGAGGGACGGCCGCTGGTGCTGGCCTACATTGCATCGGATGAAAACCTGCCGCGCCTGGAGCAGATCCGCGAAAACAGCCTGCGCATGGCAGGTATGGCCAAAGGACAGGTAGAAGGCAACCAGCCGGCTATTGCCTGGCTTAGCTACAACGTGCACGGCAACGAGGCCGTAAGCTCGGAGGCGGTGATGCAGGTACTTTACGACCTGGTGAACCCGGCAAACGAGCAGAGCCGGCAGTGGCTGCAGAACGAAGTGGTGCTGCTGGACCCTTGCATTAACCCCGATGGCCGCGAGCGCTATGTGCAGTGGTACAAGCAGGCCTCTAACCGCGGCGGCAATGCCTCGCCTTACGCCTGGGAACACTGGGAGCCATGGCCGGGCGGACGCCCCAATCACTATTACTTTGACCTGAACCGCGACTGGGCCTGGCAAACGCAGATAGAAACAAAGCAGCGCATAGCCGTTTACAACCAGTGGCTGCCCCAGGTGCACGCCGACTTCCACGAGATGGGACCGGAGGCGCCGTATTATTTTTCGCCGGCGGCCAAGCCTTACCACGAAAGCATCACGCCCTGGCAGCGCCAGTTTCAGAACACCATTGGTGAGTATAACCGCCAGTACTTCGATAAGAACAACTGGCTATACTTTACCCGCGAAGAATATGACCTGTTTTACCCCAGCTACGGCGATACATGGCCTACCTACAATGGGGCAATCGGCATGACCTACGAGCAAGGCGGCTCGGGCCGTGCAGGCCTGGCGTATATAAAAGCCGATGGCGACACGCTGACCCTCACCGACCGCATTGCACACCACGTAGCGGCCAGTAAGGCAACCCTGCAGGCGGCTTCTGAAAAGGCCGACCAGCTGAAGCAGGAGTTCCGCAAGTACTATGACAACAATCTGAACCACCCGGGCGGTACTTACAAAACGTTCGTACTGAAAGCTACCGACCAGAATGCCGAAAAAATACAGCAACTGGCCAACTACCTCGACCGGCAGCAGATCGCCTATGGGTATGGCAGCAAGAGCAAATCCGCGAAAGGGTTTAACTATACCACTGGCAAGAACGAAAGCTTTAAAGTAGGCGATAACGACCTGGTGGTAAGTATGTATCAGCCGAAATCCACGCTGGTAAAGGTGCTATTCGAACCCGAGTCCAAACTGGAAGACTCGCTGACCTACGACATTACGACTTGGGCCATTCCGTACGCGTATGGCTTGCAGGCTTATGCGCTTAAAAACCGCCTCGAGCCCGCTTCCGCTAAATCGGCTGTGGCGGCTGCGCCAGCTATTTCTGTTGCCCGCCCTTATGCTTACCTGGCGCGCTGGAACAGCCTGGAAGACCTACGTTTCCTGGCAGACCTGATGAAGCATGATATCAAGGTTCGTGTTTCGGAGAAGCCTTTTGAAATGGGCAAAACGCAGTATGCTCCCGGCACCCTCATTATTACCCGCAGTGGCAACGAGCGCCTGGGCGATAAACTGGATGCTACTGTGCGCCAGCTGGCAGCTACGTATAATGTGTCGCTTCAGGCTACCGAAACAGGCTTTGCTACCAGCGGTGGCGACTTTGGCTCGGGCAGTGTGCATGCTATCAAAATGCCGAAAGTAGCCATCATGACAGGAGAGGGCGTTTCGGCGTACGGTTTTGGCGAAGTATGGCACTATTTTGAGCAGCAGATCAACTACCCGGTTACAGCCATCAACACCGCTTATTTTAGCAGGGTGCCACTTCAGGAGTTTGACGTGCTTATCCTTCCGGATGGCTCGTACGGCGAGGTGCTGAATGAGAAAACGCTCGGAGCCGTGACAGACTGGATAAAGGCGGGCGGCAAACTGATCGCGATGGAAGATGCCGCAGGCTTTCTGGCCGGCAAAAAAGGCTTCAACCTTAAACTGAAAGGGGAAGACGAAGAAGAAGCGGGCAAGGACAAGGCGAAAGCTGAAAAAGGCAAAAGCCCGTACGCTGCCCTGCAGGTATACGGCCAGCGTGAGCGCCAGGAACTGAGCGACATGGTGCAGGGAAGCATTTACCGCGTGGACCTGGATAAAACCCATCCGCTGGCCTTTGGCTACGATGATACCTATTATGCCCTGGTGCGGTCGGCCAATGCCTTTGAGTTTTTAGAGGATGGCTGGAACGTGGGCGTGCTGAAGAAGAAAAACTATACTACCGGTTTTGTGGGTACACAGGCAAAGCAAAAGCTGCAGGACGCCATGATTTTGGGCACCCAGGAGATGGGCCGCGGGCAAGTCGTGTACCTGGCCGATAACCCGCTCTTCCGGGCTTTCTGGCAAGGCGGCAAGCTGCTTTTTGGCAATGCCGTGTTCATGGTAGGCAGGTAA
- a CDS encoding DinB family protein: protein MSTIITFPQPTEYSPAFANYIQEAQAEDLLEGLTASYTYIAGLMQELSEEKLLHRYAAGKWSIKELLVHMMDAERIFAYRALRFARQDKTELPGFDEGIYVIPSKADARDMMALLAEYTAVRTATIALFRSFDAEALQQTGVANGNVCSVRALGYVILGHEIHHLKVIRERYLA, encoded by the coding sequence ATGAGCACCATAATTACGTTCCCGCAACCAACAGAGTATAGTCCCGCTTTTGCAAACTATATACAGGAAGCGCAGGCCGAAGACCTGCTGGAAGGCCTCACCGCTAGTTATACTTACATTGCCGGGTTAATGCAGGAGCTGAGCGAGGAGAAACTGCTGCACCGCTATGCAGCGGGGAAATGGAGTATAAAAGAGTTGTTGGTGCACATGATGGATGCCGAACGGATCTTTGCTTACCGCGCGCTGCGCTTTGCCCGCCAGGACAAAACAGAACTACCGGGCTTCGACGAAGGTATTTATGTAATACCTTCCAAAGCGGATGCCCGCGATATGATGGCCCTGCTTGCCGAGTATACGGCTGTTCGAACCGCCACCATCGCCCTTTTCAGGAGCTTTGATGCGGAAGCATTGCAACAGACCGGCGTGGCCAACGGCAACGTTTGCTCGGTGCGGGCACTGGGCTACGTGATCCTCGGCCACGAAATTCATCACCTCAAAGTAATCCGGGAGCGCTACCTGGCGTAA
- the priA gene encoding replication restart helicase PriA: MSELLNFNFPPEPAVDRVTLFADVILPLPLPKLYTYRIPFEMNDEVLVGARVIVQFGAKKVLSCIVAEIHENAPAEYQAKYILDVLDDTPIITAPQLKLFKWIADYYMCTLGEVINAALPSALKLSSESRIQLHPQYNPEEDELILAPQEEKIIFALQQNQALTFTEVGNLLQLKSSHKFIKSLIQKEAIIIYEQVSDKFSPKVVKKVRLSEHFVQEEGMLEELFNQLTPLPKQLDILLNYLQKVPVHQDVHLNYKGLEKSTLTGNPHLSASSVNTLIKKGVLEQFDQIVSRFPMDNEPQQMPMALSEHQLQAKDEILGLFKEKDSVLLHGITGSGKTEVYIDLIKHALEGGGQVLYLLPEIALTAQIVTRLMKVFGDKLGVYHSKFSDNERAEVWQGVLAGRFQVVVGVRSAVFLPFHNLSLIIIDEEHEASYKQYDPAPRYNARETALVMASLQGAKTLLGSATPAIESYYNCKSGRWGLVEMNKRFGKAQLPSIELVNTREEQQRKNMHSHFSAKLLTAIEERLHRQEQVILFQNRRGYAPFISCEECSWIPKCKYCAVSLSYHKYNNELRCHYCGYHEHMPHDCPACGATTLKSMGFGTEKVEDELKLLLPNAEVQRMDLDTTKKKNSYQQIIADFETGRTNVLVGTQMVTKGLDFENVSLVGILNADTIINFPDFRAHERAYQLFVQVSGRAGRKGKPGAVIIQTRDPLQPIFRKVHSNDYQSLYEHEIEERLRFSYPPFVRMIRITVKHGEEHTAENAAIVLAKDLADRLGKQQVLGPEVPYIFKIRNLFLQEIHIKLPREHTNLKAAKGQIAQAIFNVKLLPDFKGLRIVADVDPV, translated from the coding sequence TTGTCCGAACTGCTGAATTTCAATTTTCCGCCGGAGCCGGCCGTTGACCGCGTCACCTTGTTTGCCGACGTGATCCTGCCCCTGCCGCTACCCAAGCTCTATACTTATCGCATCCCCTTTGAGATGAACGATGAGGTGCTGGTGGGGGCGCGCGTAATTGTGCAGTTCGGAGCCAAGAAAGTGCTAAGCTGCATTGTGGCCGAGATCCACGAAAATGCCCCAGCCGAGTACCAGGCCAAGTATATACTGGATGTGCTCGACGATACGCCCATTATTACGGCGCCGCAGCTCAAGCTCTTTAAATGGATTGCCGACTATTATATGTGCACTTTGGGCGAGGTGATCAACGCGGCACTTCCTTCTGCGCTGAAACTGAGCAGCGAGTCGCGCATACAGCTGCACCCGCAGTATAACCCCGAAGAAGACGAGCTTATACTTGCCCCGCAGGAAGAAAAAATCATTTTTGCCCTGCAGCAAAACCAGGCCCTCACTTTTACCGAAGTGGGCAACCTGCTGCAGCTCAAAAGCTCACATAAGTTTATCAAGTCGCTCATCCAGAAAGAGGCCATCATCATTTATGAGCAGGTCAGCGACAAGTTCTCGCCCAAAGTGGTAAAGAAGGTGCGCCTCTCAGAGCATTTTGTGCAGGAAGAAGGCATGCTGGAAGAGCTTTTTAACCAGCTGACCCCGCTCCCCAAGCAACTCGATATCCTGCTCAATTACCTCCAGAAAGTACCCGTGCACCAGGACGTGCACCTCAACTACAAAGGCCTGGAGAAAAGTACGCTCACGGGCAACCCGCACCTGTCGGCTTCGTCGGTTAACACGCTCATTAAAAAAGGTGTGCTGGAGCAGTTCGACCAGATCGTGTCGCGCTTCCCGATGGACAACGAGCCCCAGCAAATGCCCATGGCCTTGTCGGAACACCAGCTGCAGGCTAAGGACGAGATCCTGGGTTTGTTTAAAGAGAAAGATTCGGTGCTGCTGCATGGCATCACCGGCAGTGGCAAAACCGAAGTATACATCGACCTGATCAAACATGCCCTGGAAGGCGGCGGCCAGGTATTATACTTGCTGCCCGAAATTGCCCTTACGGCCCAAATCGTGACGCGCCTGATGAAAGTGTTTGGTGATAAGCTGGGCGTGTACCACTCCAAGTTCTCGGATAACGAGCGGGCCGAAGTATGGCAGGGCGTGCTGGCCGGGCGCTTCCAGGTGGTGGTGGGCGTGCGCTCGGCGGTTTTCCTGCCCTTCCACAACCTCTCGCTCATCATTATCGACGAGGAGCACGAGGCCAGTTACAAGCAGTATGACCCGGCGCCACGCTACAATGCCCGCGAAACGGCCCTGGTCATGGCCAGCCTGCAGGGCGCCAAAACGCTGCTGGGTTCGGCCACGCCCGCTATCGAGAGCTATTATAACTGCAAGAGTGGTCGCTGGGGCCTGGTAGAAATGAACAAGCGTTTCGGCAAAGCCCAGTTGCCCAGCATCGAGCTGGTGAACACACGCGAGGAGCAGCAGCGCAAAAATATGCACAGCCACTTCTCGGCCAAGCTTTTAACGGCTATTGAAGAACGGCTGCACCGCCAGGAGCAGGTGATTTTGTTCCAGAACCGCCGGGGCTACGCGCCCTTTATCTCCTGCGAGGAGTGCTCCTGGATACCCAAGTGCAAGTACTGCGCCGTGAGCCTGTCGTACCACAAGTATAACAACGAGCTGCGCTGCCACTACTGCGGCTACCACGAGCACATGCCCCACGACTGCCCGGCCTGCGGGGCTACCACACTGAAAAGTATGGGCTTTGGTACCGAAAAGGTGGAGGACGAGCTGAAACTATTGCTGCCCAATGCCGAAGTGCAGCGCATGGACCTGGACACGACCAAAAAGAAGAACAGCTACCAGCAGATCATCGCCGATTTCGAGACCGGCCGCACCAATGTGCTGGTGGGCACGCAGATGGTTACGAAAGGACTGGATTTTGAGAACGTGAGTCTGGTCGGTATCCTGAATGCCGATACGATCATCAACTTCCCCGATTTCCGGGCGCACGAGCGGGCGTACCAGCTGTTTGTGCAGGTAAGCGGCCGGGCGGGGCGCAAAGGCAAGCCCGGCGCCGTGATCATCCAGACCCGTGACCCATTGCAGCCTATCTTCCGAAAAGTGCACAGCAACGATTACCAGAGCCTGTACGAGCATGAAATTGAAGAGCGGCTGCGCTTCAGTTACCCGCCTTTTGTGCGCATGATCCGCATCACGGTGAAACATGGGGAGGAACACACCGCTGAGAACGCGGCGATTGTGCTGGCCAAGGACCTGGCCGACCGGCTGGGTAAGCAGCAGGTGCTCGGGCCGGAAGTGCCCTACATCTTCAAGATTCGGAATTTGTTTCTGCAGGAGATCCATATCAAGCTGCCCCGCGAGCATACCAACCTGAAAGCTGCTAAAGGACAGATCGCCCAGGCCATTTTTAACGTGAAGCTGCTGCCTGATTTCAAAGGGCTGCGCATTGTAGCCGATGTAGATCCGGTGTAG